A region from the Heteronotia binoei isolate CCM8104 ecotype False Entrance Well unplaced genomic scaffold, APGP_CSIRO_Hbin_v1 ptg000458l, whole genome shotgun sequence genome encodes:
- the LOC132590643 gene encoding IQ motif and SEC7 domain-containing protein 1-like isoform X3, with translation MQVLLFENQYYPNGIRLTSAVPGADIKVLINFNAPNPQDRKKFTDDLRESVAEVQEMEKHRIESELEKQKGVVRPSISQCSSLKKESGNGTLSRACLDDSYASGEGLKRSALSSSLRDLSEAGVHH, from the exons ATGCAGGTCCTCCTTTTTGAGAATCAGT ATTATCCAAATGGCATACGGCTCACATCAGCTGTTCCAGGAGCAGACATAAAAGTTCTGATAAATTTCAATGCACCAAATCCTCAGGATAGAAAAAAATTTACAGATGATCTGAGAGAATCAGTTGCAGAGGTGCAAGAAATGGAAAAGCACAGAATAGAGT CTGAGCTAGAAAAACAGAAGGGTGTAGTGCGACCAAGTATATCTCAGTGTTCTAGCCTGAAAAAAGAGTCCGGCAATGGAACATTGAGCCGAGCCTGCCTTGATGACAGCTATGCCTCAGGGGAGGGACTTAAAAGGAGTGCACTCAGTAGCTCTCTTAGAGATCTCTCTGAAGCAG